The following proteins are encoded in a genomic region of Magallana gigas chromosome 1, xbMagGiga1.1, whole genome shotgun sequence:
- the LOC136275817 gene encoding uncharacterized protein translates to MPSNFLGFSVYVSNTTDRSQGTLCFKDNNFTTSSLPAVFTINCSVHGQYVIYYNERLPATAYPDDYSMYAFNDVCEVEVYGCEQTGPNCSRFDDGSCRSCDTKRGVCEECESGYDGQQHAKESLKEDSVNHWQTMLYCMMGVFCVSLIINGMLIKCVHSRGRRLKKQRTNDEAQWRNGELLNVSHNCNEYENHQQTPVEIYDTVV, encoded by the exons ATGCCATCCAACTTCCTTGGTTTTTCGGTGTATGTCTCAAACACAACAGATAGGTCACAGGGAACCTTGTGTTTCAAGGACAACAATTTTACCACAAGTAGCCTGCCTGCAGTGTTCACTATCAACTGTTCCGTCCACGGACAGtacgtcatctactacaacgaGAGACTCCCTGCTACTGCATACCCTGACGACTATTCTATGTACGCCTTTAATGACGTATGTGAAGTGGAGGTATACG GATGCGAACAAACAGGACCTAACTGTTCACGTTTTGACGACGGTAGTTGTCGTAGTTGTGATACAAAGAGGGGCGTCTGTGAGGAATGTGAATCTGGATATGATGGTCAACAGCACGCGAAGG AATCACTAAAAGAAGACAGTGTGAATCACTGGCAGACTATGCTCTACTGTATGATGGGTGTTTTTTGCGTTTCGCTAATCATCAATGGAATGCTTATTAAGTGTGTGCATTCACG aggaAGACGGTTGAAGAAACAGAGAACAAATGACGAGGCACAATGGAGAAATGGCGAACTTCTTAATGTCTCGCACAACTGtaatgaatatgaaaatcatCAACAAACTCCTGTTGAAATATACGATACTGTCGTATAG